Part of the Halorhabdus utahensis DSM 12940 genome, GTCTGCCCCGACGTCGATACGTGTCTCTTTCAGGCGGGAGAGATCCTCGATACGGACACCTGGTGGGGGATCGACGGCGACACGGCTGAGACCCACGAGTACGTCCGGACGCTGAGTGAGCGGGCGGGATTGGATGGCGGCCCGCGATATCTCCCCGACGAGCGCCAGACTGCCGGCCGCGACCTCGCCGACTGGCGACGCTTCTCGGCCGTCGGCGAGTTCATGTACATCGGCGATCGCGATCGGGCGATCCACGTCACCCGGACAAGCCTCCTCGACGAAAGGCACACACTCACGGAGGCAACGCGGATTCTCGGCGACGCCCTCGGAGTCGACCGCGAGATCCTGCCGATGAGCGACGACTCCGTCGCTTCAATCGTCCACACGCCCGACGGGCCAATGCACTTCCAGGAGTTCTGGGTGGCCCGTGATGGCGAACCCACGGTCGATTCAGTCGAGTTTCGTGGCGCGGAAGACGCGGCGGCGACCGACGCGGTCCTCGATGCCCTTTCCGCCCCGGTCGTGATCGGCCCGTCGAACCCGATCACGAGCATCGGGCCGATGACTGCCATCGACGACATCGCCGCCGCCCTCGACGAGACGCCCGTCGTCGCCGTCTCCCCCTTCGTCGAGGACCAGGTCTTCTCCGGTCCAGCGGCGAAACTCATGGCCGCGGAAGGGTACGATCCCTCGACAGCTGGGGTCGCGGCAGCGTATCCATTCGTGGACGGGTTCGTCCTCGACGAGGCTGACGGGACCGATCTCGACCGGCCGACAGTCCGCACGGACACGACGCTCGACACCGACGAGGACGCCGCCCGAGTCGCCCGGGCCGTCCGGGAGGCCCTGGAGGTGGTGGCGTGAGTGGTGTCGAGCCCCTGCCGTTCGAGCCACGGGTCGCCG contains:
- the cofD gene encoding 2-phospho-L-lactate transferase, with the translated sequence MITFLAGGTGTPKLLAGADDVFPPSETTVVANTGDDVELGGLLVCPDVDTCLFQAGEILDTDTWWGIDGDTAETHEYVRTLSERAGLDGGPRYLPDERQTAGRDLADWRRFSAVGEFMYIGDRDRAIHVTRTSLLDERHTLTEATRILGDALGVDREILPMSDDSVASIVHTPDGPMHFQEFWVARDGEPTVDSVEFRGAEDAAATDAVLDALSAPVVIGPSNPITSIGPMTAIDDIAAALDETPVVAVSPFVEDQVFSGPAAKLMAAEGYDPSTAGVAAAYPFVDGFVLDEADGTDLDRPTVRTDTTLDTDEDAARVARAVREALEVVA